The following are encoded in a window of Halorarum salinum genomic DNA:
- a CDS encoding protein-L-isoaspartate O-methyltransferase family protein → MDSPDPELLREDMLDGLEYVLEDPPSDAVREAIGAVPREEFVAEAPYANRTGEQGGTVVLAPGTVARLHDALDARPDDDVLVVGAGVGYTAAVLAEIVGANHVHAIDIARAMVYEARANLSAAGYDAVLVDRGDGARGLPAYAPFDRVLVEAAAVEPPRALVDQLVPDGRLVMPLGRGPKQTLAAVEPDDSGGYEVVDERGRVTLRPLLVEGEQADAPVRNRTAREDAEFAQQGYFARTGWEHEWIDWDDRLEGTDR, encoded by the coding sequence ATGGACAGTCCGGACCCGGAACTGCTCCGGGAGGACATGCTCGACGGCCTGGAGTACGTGCTCGAGGACCCGCCGAGCGACGCCGTCAGGGAGGCGATCGGCGCGGTCCCGCGCGAGGAGTTCGTCGCGGAGGCGCCCTACGCCAACCGGACGGGCGAGCAGGGCGGCACCGTCGTGCTCGCCCCCGGGACGGTCGCGCGACTGCACGACGCGCTCGACGCGCGGCCGGACGACGACGTGCTCGTCGTCGGCGCGGGCGTCGGCTACACGGCGGCCGTCCTCGCCGAGATCGTCGGGGCGAACCACGTCCACGCCATCGACATCGCGCGGGCGATGGTGTACGAGGCGCGGGCGAACCTCTCGGCGGCGGGGTACGACGCCGTACTCGTCGACCGCGGCGACGGCGCGCGTGGGCTCCCGGCGTACGCCCCGTTCGACCGGGTGCTCGTGGAGGCCGCCGCCGTCGAACCGCCGCGCGCGCTCGTCGACCAGTTAGTCCCCGACGGGCGACTGGTCATGCCGCTCGGTCGCGGCCCGAAGCAGACGCTCGCCGCGGTCGAACCCGACGACTCCGGTGGGTACGAGGTCGTCGACGAGCGCGGGCGAGTGACCCTCCGGCCGCTGCTCGTCGAGGGCGAGCAGGCGGACGCGCCGGTCCGGAACCGGACCGCCCGCGAGGACGCCGAGTTCGCCCAGCAGGGCTACTTCGCGCGGACCGGCTGGGAACACGAGTGGATCGACTGGGACGACCGGCTGGAAGGGACCGACCGGTGA
- a CDS encoding MEDS domain-containing protein, whose translation MDPAPSEFTPSRGTDAPSNSGGGDRDATEDALHHHTALLYGNQRQQFDAVVPIVRDGLERGERCLYICDDNDEEAVTAAMRAAGIDVEAAVEAGDLSVHSAEDPFLSDGEFEPADTVEFATDAIREATEVNGYDAVRIVGEMTWVLDGEHSLDHMVEYEHELNDVFGSRPVTGVCQYNVSRFDPELLNQIIRAHPTLVYDGTVGRDFYYVPENAVGGESGSASDDGPGGTLLERVSAFETLERRERALSALNDATEELMGRELGNLPERAADVVRQVLDVPFASVWRYDGATGDLELDATSADPELGTAGGDGRTVTPLAERYRDRAWNAFVTGETEVHADPSTASDRAAPNPRLRSGVIVPLGRHGVFCAETTRPDGVDDPLVDLANTVGTTLTAALDRADREETLAEQNEQLERLNRINRVIRGIGEALVDADTRAEIERLVCERLAASDPYEFVWIGDLNREDDAITPRATAGDRDGYLDDVGVTSGEGPTGRGPIRAAVEDRSVQVVQDVLIEPAFEPWRESTLEHDLRSCISVPLAYEESCYGSLTLYAASPNVFDDLERSVLGELGETIAHAIEAVETRRALLSDAVTELTIAVDGTDDVLADLARVIDAELAVDGFVGDPAEPARVFFTIPGVDPDGVLDRSESLPGLSDVRVEGETDAGHAFSATVSGPTLASRVVDNHAAIRSLGVTADGATAVVDLPVTSSVRSFLEALRASYPTVELVARRNRDRSMRTRRDVREAVADRLTDRQREVLETAYLSGFFESPRARTGRELSRTLDVSQSTFSHHLREAERKVFELVLDYC comes from the coding sequence GTGGATCCAGCCCCGTCGGAGTTCACCCCGTCGCGCGGGACCGACGCCCCCTCGAACTCCGGCGGAGGCGATCGCGACGCCACGGAGGACGCGCTCCACCACCACACCGCCCTGCTCTACGGGAACCAGCGACAGCAGTTCGACGCGGTCGTCCCGATCGTCCGGGACGGACTCGAACGGGGCGAACGCTGTCTGTACATCTGTGACGACAACGACGAGGAGGCGGTCACGGCGGCGATGCGGGCGGCCGGCATCGACGTCGAGGCCGCCGTCGAGGCGGGCGACCTCTCGGTCCACTCGGCGGAGGACCCGTTCCTCTCGGACGGCGAGTTCGAGCCGGCCGACACCGTCGAGTTCGCCACCGACGCGATCCGCGAGGCGACCGAAGTGAACGGCTACGACGCGGTCCGGATCGTCGGGGAGATGACGTGGGTGCTCGACGGCGAGCACAGCCTCGACCACATGGTCGAGTACGAACACGAACTCAACGACGTCTTCGGGTCGCGTCCGGTCACCGGGGTCTGTCAGTACAACGTCAGCAGGTTCGACCCGGAGCTGCTGAACCAGATCATCCGCGCGCACCCGACCCTCGTCTACGACGGGACGGTCGGACGCGACTTCTACTACGTCCCGGAGAACGCCGTCGGCGGCGAAAGCGGGTCCGCGAGCGACGACGGGCCGGGGGGGACGCTGCTCGAGCGGGTCAGCGCCTTCGAGACGCTCGAACGGCGCGAGCGGGCGCTGAGCGCGCTCAACGATGCCACGGAGGAGCTGATGGGTCGGGAGCTAGGGAACCTCCCCGAACGCGCCGCCGACGTCGTCCGGCAGGTGCTCGACGTCCCGTTCGCGTCCGTCTGGCGCTACGACGGGGCGACCGGCGACCTGGAACTGGACGCGACGAGTGCCGACCCGGAACTCGGCACCGCGGGCGGGGACGGCCGGACGGTCACCCCGCTCGCCGAACGGTACCGGGACCGCGCGTGGAACGCCTTCGTCACCGGGGAGACCGAGGTGCACGCCGACCCGTCGACGGCGTCCGATCGGGCGGCCCCGAACCCCCGCCTCCGGAGCGGGGTGATCGTTCCGCTCGGCAGGCACGGCGTCTTCTGTGCCGAGACGACGCGACCCGACGGGGTCGACGACCCGCTGGTCGACCTCGCGAACACCGTCGGGACGACGCTCACGGCCGCCCTGGACCGCGCGGACCGCGAGGAGACGCTCGCGGAACAGAACGAACAGCTGGAGCGGTTGAACCGAATCAACCGGGTCATCCGCGGAATCGGCGAGGCGCTCGTGGACGCCGACACGCGAGCGGAGATCGAACGACTCGTCTGCGAGCGGCTGGCGGCGTCGGACCCCTACGAGTTCGTCTGGATCGGCGACCTGAACCGTGAGGACGACGCGATCACGCCACGCGCCACCGCGGGGGATCGCGACGGCTACCTCGACGACGTCGGGGTCACCTCGGGCGAGGGACCGACCGGGCGGGGCCCGATACGTGCCGCCGTGGAGGACAGGAGCGTCCAGGTCGTCCAGGACGTGCTGATCGAGCCCGCGTTCGAGCCCTGGCGGGAGTCCACCCTCGAACACGACCTCCGGTCCTGCATCAGCGTCCCGCTGGCCTACGAGGAGTCGTGCTACGGGTCGCTGACGCTGTACGCGGCCTCGCCGAACGTCTTCGACGACCTGGAGCGATCGGTGCTGGGGGAACTCGGGGAGACGATCGCCCACGCCATCGAGGCCGTCGAAACGAGACGGGCGCTCCTGTCCGACGCCGTCACCGAACTCACGATCGCCGTCGACGGGACCGACGACGTGCTGGCCGACCTCGCGCGTGTGATCGACGCCGAACTCGCCGTCGACGGCTTCGTGGGGGACCCGGCCGAACCGGCACGCGTGTTCTTCACGATCCCCGGCGTCGATCCCGACGGGGTTCTCGACCGGAGCGAGTCGCTCCCGGGACTGTCCGACGTCCGCGTCGAGGGGGAGACCGACGCCGGACACGCGTTCTCCGCGACAGTGAGCGGGCCGACGCTCGCCTCGCGCGTCGTCGACAACCACGCGGCGATCCGCTCGCTCGGCGTGACCGCCGACGGCGCCACCGCCGTCGTCGATCTCCCCGTGACCAGCAGCGTCCGTAGCTTCCTCGAAGCGCTCCGGGCGAGCTATCCGACCGTCGAACTCGTGGCGCGTCGGAACCGCGACCGCTCGATGCGGACGCGTCGCGACGTGCGCGAGGCCGTCGCGGACCGCCTCACCGACCGCCAGCGCGAGGTCCTGGAGACGGCGTACTTGAGCGGGTTCTTCGAGTCGCCGCGCGCACGAACCGGACGGGAACTCTCCCGGACGCTCGACGTCTCACAGTCGACGTTCTCCCACCACCTCCGCGAGGCCGAGCGCAAGGTGTTCGAACTGGTGCTCGACTACTGCTGA
- a CDS encoding ABC transporter substrate-binding protein encodes MVDSSTDSPDTSRRALLKYSAAVGAAALAGCSTTDDGGDGTGTDAGGDPGDGTGTTTDSGDGGGGDGGPYRIGMIDSLTGSLSAFGERNQRGKDLALSRVNDVGIDGRELEILVEDSESESQPGVSAAQSLVNQEGVPFLIGAVGSGVSLAIYESVVQDTDVVQLSQNSTGLELTDHPDLLRMSPSGMAQSIALSDIIAEDGHDSVAVTYVNNNYGQSLTDAFVEEWDGEVAYEQSHDQEQQSYSNVVAGMNDSGADAWLFVTYQQEFSTMVQEIYSNGYEAQFYGADSVQADSVLENTPEGSMDGMKLVVPSAPVDQENYQEFASAFQDEYDREPTSWAAFAYDCVVTAALSIQAADEFTGSALGEVVRDVTRPEGEQVTSFEAASGILADGGSATDVDYQGVSGPIDFDENGDPVGYLQILTVQGHSYEGTGFVSS; translated from the coding sequence ATGGTAGACTCGTCAACCGATTCCCCCGACACCTCCCGGCGGGCGCTCCTGAAGTACTCGGCCGCGGTCGGCGCGGCCGCCCTCGCCGGCTGTTCGACGACCGACGACGGCGGCGACGGGACCGGAACCGACGCCGGCGGCGACCCGGGCGACGGGACCGGAACGACCACCGATTCGGGCGACGGCGGCGGCGGCGACGGCGGGCCGTACCGGATCGGCATGATCGACTCGCTCACCGGGTCGCTGTCGGCGTTCGGCGAGCGCAACCAGCGCGGCAAGGACCTCGCGCTCTCGCGCGTCAACGACGTCGGAATCGACGGCCGCGAACTCGAGATCCTCGTGGAGGACTCCGAGAGCGAGAGCCAGCCCGGCGTCTCGGCCGCCCAGAGCCTCGTCAACCAGGAGGGCGTCCCGTTCCTCATCGGAGCGGTCGGCTCGGGGGTCTCGCTGGCCATCTACGAGAGCGTCGTCCAGGACACCGACGTCGTCCAGTTGAGCCAGAACTCCACGGGGCTCGAACTGACGGACCACCCGGACCTCCTCCGGATGTCCCCGTCCGGGATGGCCCAGTCGATCGCGCTGTCGGACATCATCGCCGAGGACGGCCACGACAGCGTGGCGGTCACCTACGTCAACAACAACTACGGGCAGAGCCTCACCGACGCGTTCGTCGAGGAGTGGGACGGCGAGGTGGCCTACGAGCAGTCCCACGACCAGGAGCAGCAGTCCTACTCCAACGTCGTCGCCGGGATGAACGACTCGGGCGCGGACGCCTGGCTGTTCGTCACCTACCAGCAGGAGTTCTCGACGATGGTCCAGGAGATCTACTCGAACGGGTACGAGGCGCAGTTCTACGGCGCCGACTCGGTCCAGGCGGACTCGGTGCTCGAGAACACGCCCGAGGGGAGCATGGACGGGATGAAGCTCGTCGTCCCCTCAGCGCCCGTCGACCAGGAGAACTACCAGGAGTTCGCCTCGGCGTTCCAGGACGAGTACGACCGCGAGCCCACGTCGTGGGCGGCGTTCGCCTACGACTGCGTCGTCACCGCGGCGCTGTCGATCCAGGCGGCCGACGAGTTCACCGGGTCGGCGCTCGGCGAGGTCGTCAGGGACGTCACCCGGCCCGAGGGCGAGCAGGTCACGTCGTTCGAGGCGGCCAGCGGGATCCTCGCGGACGGCGGGTCGGCCACCGACGTCGACTACCAGGGGGTCAGCGGCCCGATCGACTTCGACGAGAACGGTGATCCGGTGGGGTACCTGCAGATCCTGACGGTCCAGGGCCACAGCTACGAGGGAACCGGCTTCGTCTCCTCGTAG
- a CDS encoding branched-chain amino acid ABC transporter permease, with protein MSLLEYLANGLVFSSIIVLGSIGLSLVYSIADFANFAHGDTMTVGAYASFAAFGAVGALAPGVLGLPAGFFLAALVGVATAALVAVVTERFVYRPLDTDSIGLLITSIGVAFVYRALVRIRYGADFRRYDVEPLRPIEWLVPYGVRVTEHDVAIVVSAALLVGGLHVLLQYTDLGRKMRAMADNPDLARVSGIRTRRITLVTWVVGAGLAGAGGAFLGLYNQLSPRMGFNVLLVIFAAVILGGIGSVYGAMLGGFLIGMVNQFMPALSDLGALLPLVPDGVAVPIGIEYANAVAFLIMVAVLLVRPRGIAGEAT; from the coding sequence ATGTCGCTCCTCGAGTACCTGGCGAACGGGCTCGTCTTTAGCAGCATCATCGTCCTCGGCAGCATCGGCCTGTCGCTGGTGTACAGCATCGCCGACTTCGCCAACTTCGCGCACGGCGACACGATGACGGTCGGCGCGTACGCGTCGTTCGCCGCCTTCGGCGCCGTGGGGGCGCTCGCCCCGGGGGTTCTGGGGCTGCCCGCCGGCTTCTTCCTCGCGGCACTGGTCGGGGTCGCGACCGCGGCGCTCGTCGCGGTGGTCACCGAGCGGTTCGTCTACCGGCCGCTCGACACGGACTCGATCGGCCTGCTGATCACGTCGATCGGCGTGGCGTTCGTCTACCGGGCGCTCGTCCGCATCCGCTACGGGGCGGACTTCCGTCGGTACGACGTCGAGCCCCTCCGTCCGATCGAGTGGCTCGTCCCGTACGGAGTCCGGGTGACCGAACACGACGTCGCCATCGTGGTCTCCGCGGCCCTCCTCGTCGGCGGCCTGCACGTCCTGCTCCAGTACACCGACCTCGGGCGGAAGATGCGCGCGATGGCGGACAACCCCGACCTCGCGCGGGTCAGCGGGATCCGCACCCGGCGGATCACGCTCGTCACCTGGGTCGTCGGGGCCGGCCTCGCCGGCGCGGGCGGCGCCTTCCTCGGCCTGTACAACCAGCTCTCGCCGCGTATGGGGTTCAACGTGCTGCTGGTCATCTTCGCGGCGGTGATCCTCGGCGGCATCGGCTCGGTCTACGGCGCGATGCTCGGGGGATTCCTCATCGGGATGGTCAACCAGTTCATGCCCGCGCTGTCGGACCTCGGGGCGCTGCTCCCGCTGGTTCCCGACGGCGTCGCCGTCCCGATCGGCATCGAGTACGCCAACGCCGTCGCGTTCCTCATCATGGTGGCCGTGCTGCTCGTCCGACCGCGCGGGATCGCGGGGGAGGCGACCTGA
- a CDS encoding ABC transporter ATP-binding protein, which produces MSDDAALELVDVDGGYGETQVLDGCSLRLEDGEIVCLIGPNGAGKSTVLKTAFGMLDPWSGQVRYRGREIGGAAPEDVVRMGIGYVPQTENVFGSLTVEENLRMGGVARSGGLGEVMEGLYDRFEVLDEKRDAKARTLSGGQRQVLAFARALVMEPDVLLIDEPSAGLAPNTADEVFADVRAVNEMDTAILMVEQNARKGLSVSDRGYVLDQGTVRFADDAGALLDDDEVGRLYLGG; this is translated from the coding sequence GTGAGCGACGACGCCGCGCTGGAACTGGTCGACGTCGACGGCGGCTACGGCGAGACGCAGGTGCTCGACGGCTGCTCGCTCCGCCTCGAGGACGGCGAGATCGTCTGTCTCATCGGACCGAACGGCGCCGGCAAGTCCACCGTCCTCAAGACCGCGTTCGGGATGCTCGACCCCTGGTCCGGGCAGGTCCGCTATCGCGGCCGCGAGATCGGCGGGGCGGCCCCGGAGGACGTCGTTCGGATGGGGATCGGCTACGTCCCCCAGACCGAGAACGTGTTCGGCTCGCTCACCGTCGAGGAGAACCTCCGCATGGGCGGGGTCGCCCGCTCGGGGGGGCTCGGGGAGGTGATGGAGGGGCTGTACGACCGGTTCGAGGTCCTCGACGAGAAGCGGGACGCGAAGGCCCGGACGCTCTCCGGGGGCCAGCGGCAGGTGCTCGCGTTCGCGCGCGCGCTGGTGATGGAGCCCGACGTCCTCCTGATCGACGAGCCCTCCGCCGGCCTCGCGCCCAACACCGCCGACGAGGTGTTCGCGGACGTCCGGGCGGTCAACGAGATGGACACGGCCATCCTCATGGTCGAGCAGAACGCGCGGAAGGGGCTCTCCGTCTCCGACCGCGGCTACGTCCTCGACCAGGGGACGGTCCGGTTCGCCGACGACGCCGGGGCGCTCCTGGACGACGACGAGGTGGGGAGACTGTACCTCGGCGGGTAA
- a CDS encoding YncE family protein, with product MTLLAVPCSGADTVAILDADHGEFLGDVEVGSHPVHLATVGNCVFVATMGERSVDVIADGDVTRIETGVLGPSHFAAVGETVFAPCTGGDVVAVLDATDRTPCGRIAVGGEPHDVVVHDGAVFVGSRADGTVSVVDPDSMAVLATHEFGDEARIQGLASTADRAYAVDQRGERVVALDRDGPEAVASVGANPYEVVVHGGRVYVPGRDDGTVTELTADLGSRTRRRLGGRPVDVVAHDDERWVLDRERPVLGELSTGDDVSLPAPSFAAAGDPDAFGRVYLTHYDDDAVSAVDLDERAVVWTTDLPAGPFEPLVV from the coding sequence ATGACGCTCCTCGCGGTCCCCTGTTCCGGCGCCGACACGGTCGCGATACTGGACGCCGACCACGGCGAGTTCCTCGGCGACGTCGAGGTCGGGAGCCACCCGGTCCACCTCGCGACCGTCGGGAACTGCGTCTTCGTCGCGACGATGGGCGAACGGTCGGTCGACGTCATCGCCGACGGCGACGTGACCCGGATCGAGACCGGCGTCCTCGGCCCGTCCCACTTTGCGGCCGTCGGGGAGACCGTCTTCGCGCCCTGTACGGGTGGGGATGTGGTCGCCGTGCTGGATGCGACCGATCGGACGCCGTGCGGCAGGATCGCCGTCGGCGGGGAACCGCACGACGTCGTCGTCCACGACGGCGCGGTGTTCGTCGGGAGTCGCGCCGACGGGACCGTCAGCGTCGTCGATCCGGACTCGATGGCGGTGCTCGCGACCCACGAGTTCGGGGACGAGGCACGAATCCAGGGGCTGGCCAGCACAGCCGACCGGGCGTACGCGGTCGACCAGCGCGGCGAGCGCGTCGTCGCGCTGGATCGTGACGGTCCGGAAGCGGTCGCATCGGTCGGTGCGAACCCGTACGAGGTCGTCGTCCACGGGGGGAGGGTGTACGTTCCGGGACGCGACGACGGGACGGTGACCGAGCTCACCGCGGACCTCGGGAGTCGAACCCGACGCCGACTCGGCGGCCGACCGGTCGACGTCGTCGCGCACGACGATGAACGGTGGGTGCTCGACCGGGAGCGGCCGGTACTCGGGGAGCTGTCGACCGGGGACGACGTTTCCCTTCCCGCACCGTCGTTCGCCGCCGCGGGCGATCCGGACGCGTTCGGCCGGGTGTATCTGACCCACTACGACGACGACGCGGTCAGCGCTGTCGACCTCGACGAGCGAGCCGTCGTCTGGACGACGGACCTCCCGGCCGGCCCGTTCGAGCCGCTCGTCGTGTAA
- a CDS encoding DUF7344 domain-containing protein translates to MADSAVRADSSFDDLLTLLASGYRRRLLVSLQEQDPQDDPRVPADVPVGGEERDALMIRASHSHLPKLEEAGVIEWDRTSDHVGRGPNFGDVEPILDVLRDHADDLPEDCL, encoded by the coding sequence ATGGCTGATTCCGCCGTCCGCGCTGACTCGTCGTTCGACGACCTCTTGACCCTCCTGGCGAGCGGGTACCGCCGTCGACTGCTCGTTTCGCTGCAGGAGCAGGACCCGCAGGACGACCCGCGCGTTCCGGCGGACGTCCCCGTCGGGGGTGAGGAGCGGGACGCCCTGATGATCCGCGCGTCCCACTCGCACCTGCCGAAACTCGAGGAGGCCGGCGTCATCGAGTGGGATCGGACGTCCGACCACGTCGGGCGGGGACCGAACTTCGGGGACGTCGAGCCGATTCTGGACGTCCTGCGTGATCACGCCGACGACCTCCCCGAGGACTGTCTCTAG
- a CDS encoding ABC transporter ATP-binding protein translates to MPEPSGAPRDRSDPARPDGGTPGRDDVLRVENLRKTFGGLVAADDATFGVERGTITGLIGPNGAGKSTVFDLVSGFHEPDAGRVAVDGTDVTGMAPHAIAERGLIRTFQTPRKLEGMTVREAMLVGPQGQPGESFVKLFTSPGEVGARESRNLERARKILEEFGIGHLATQPATDLSGGQMKLVELARAMLAEPEILLLDEPVAGVNPTLTKDLAAQIRRLHGAGTTFLIIEHDMDFIMDLADPIVVLNQGRVLTEGSPDAVRADDRVVDAYLGGGA, encoded by the coding sequence ATGCCTGAGCCGAGCGGCGCCCCGCGTGACCGATCCGACCCCGCGCGGCCCGACGGGGGAACGCCGGGTCGCGACGACGTCCTGCGGGTGGAGAACCTCCGCAAGACGTTCGGCGGACTCGTCGCGGCCGACGACGCCACGTTCGGGGTCGAACGGGGGACGATCACCGGCCTCATCGGCCCGAACGGCGCCGGCAAGTCGACGGTGTTCGACCTCGTCTCCGGCTTCCACGAACCGGACGCGGGCCGCGTCGCCGTCGACGGGACGGACGTGACCGGGATGGCCCCCCACGCGATCGCCGAGCGCGGGCTGATACGGACGTTCCAGACGCCCCGAAAGCTCGAGGGGATGACCGTCCGCGAGGCGATGCTCGTCGGGCCGCAGGGCCAGCCCGGCGAGTCCTTCGTGAAGCTGTTCACCTCGCCCGGCGAGGTCGGGGCCCGGGAATCGCGGAACCTCGAACGCGCACGGAAGATCCTGGAGGAGTTCGGGATCGGCCACCTGGCGACCCAGCCCGCGACGGACCTGTCGGGCGGCCAGATGAAGCTCGTCGAACTCGCGCGGGCGATGCTCGCCGAGCCCGAGATCCTGCTGCTCGACGAACCGGTCGCCGGCGTGAACCCGACGCTCACGAAGGACCTGGCCGCCCAGATCCGGCGGCTCCACGGGGCCGGGACCACCTTCCTGATCATCGAGCACGACATGGACTTCATCATGGATTTGGCGGACCCCATCGTCGTGTTAAACCAGGGTCGAGTCCTCACGGAGGGGAGCCCCGACGCGGTCCGCGCGGACGACCGCGTCGTCGACGCGTACCTCGGGGGTGGCGCGTGA
- a CDS encoding branched-chain amino acid ABC transporter permease: MAAIADPRGYWGTLTRPERVVAAALGVVAVASLAGVVVGALAPAYFLYLVGLGGMYALLSFGLNAQWGFTGLINFSVAAFFGIGAYGAALATGDSSPLAGGLNPIVGLLIGVVLAAALAVAIGIPTLRLRADYLAIASLGLAEVLRLVFLNERQWTNGSAGVRGIPRFFEGWPVVETLPTALPGIRMELVPGSPVFFETPFYRALLNVVLVFAFVAGSFAVLRRVHRSPWGRVLRTIRSDEDLAEALGKDTYAYKMQAFVLGSVVMALAGVFYAHLNLYVEPGALDPITTFYVWVAVMLGGSGSNRGALLGGFVIVAIREGTRFVNDFAWVPIDGGPLRLLLIGLLIVLVMRFRPEGILPPQRELIWPGAVDDRPARRDGGGGNDA; the protein is encoded by the coding sequence GTGGCCGCGATCGCCGACCCCCGCGGGTACTGGGGGACGCTGACCCGGCCCGAACGGGTGGTCGCCGCCGCGCTGGGCGTCGTAGCCGTCGCGTCGCTCGCCGGCGTGGTCGTCGGCGCGCTCGCTCCCGCCTACTTCCTGTACCTCGTCGGGCTGGGGGGGATGTACGCGCTGTTGTCGTTCGGCCTGAACGCCCAGTGGGGGTTCACCGGCCTGATCAACTTCAGCGTCGCCGCCTTCTTCGGGATCGGCGCGTACGGCGCCGCGCTCGCGACGGGCGACTCCTCGCCGCTGGCCGGCGGTCTGAACCCGATCGTCGGGCTCCTGATCGGGGTCGTCCTCGCGGCCGCCCTCGCGGTGGCGATCGGGATCCCGACGCTCAGGCTCCGGGCCGACTACCTCGCCATCGCCTCGCTCGGCCTCGCGGAGGTCCTCCGCCTCGTGTTCCTCAACGAGCGTCAGTGGACGAACGGGAGCGCCGGCGTCCGGGGGATCCCCCGGTTCTTCGAGGGGTGGCCGGTCGTCGAGACGCTGCCGACGGCGCTCCCGGGGATCCGCATGGAGCTCGTCCCCGGGTCGCCGGTGTTCTTCGAGACGCCGTTCTACCGGGCGCTGCTCAACGTCGTCCTCGTGTTCGCGTTCGTCGCCGGGAGCTTCGCGGTGTTGCGCCGCGTCCACCGCTCGCCCTGGGGGCGGGTGCTCCGGACCATCCGGTCGGACGAGGACCTCGCGGAGGCGCTCGGCAAGGACACGTACGCGTACAAGATGCAGGCGTTCGTCCTCGGCAGCGTCGTCATGGCGCTCGCCGGCGTGTTCTACGCCCACCTCAACCTCTACGTCGAGCCCGGCGCCCTCGACCCCATCACGACGTTCTACGTCTGGGTCGCGGTGATGCTCGGCGGGAGCGGCTCGAACCGCGGTGCGCTCCTCGGCGGGTTCGTCATCGTGGCGATCCGCGAGGGGACGCGGTTCGTCAACGACTTCGCGTGGGTACCGATCGACGGCGGCCCGCTCCGACTCCTGCTCATCGGCCTCCTGATCGTGCTCGTGATGCGGTTCCGACCGGAGGGGATCCTGCCGCCACAGCGCGAACTCATCTGGCCGGGCGCCGTCGACGATCGGCCGGCACGGCGCGACGGCGGGGGTGGGAACGATGCCTGA
- a CDS encoding methyltransferase domain-containing protein — protein sequence MPMRERTGLDAAALLVLRAANETGVLDALVERAGTPAEVAAETDVTEAAAERTVGILADLGFLKRVGGEYEPTNRALGLLAKRDVRSVGAVPHALDVADALVALPGTMETGVPPEAPEDATANRLGAHAATDESVVRACVTAAVRAAPDAERVLDLCGGSGTYAAEFADRGRDVTLVDSPAVVEAVAPLHDRPDVRLHDGPPTTLEGSFDLAFGARVAGGMDPTEIGSLLEAARDALAPGGTLCLADVLADGSDAAVTADAVGLATGHGGAYDAERYREWFEEAGFVDVRIEPVPGTDRRAVSAVA from the coding sequence ATGCCGATGCGAGAGCGGACCGGCCTCGACGCGGCCGCGCTGCTGGTCCTCCGAGCGGCGAACGAGACGGGCGTGCTCGACGCGCTCGTGGAGCGCGCCGGGACCCCGGCGGAGGTCGCGGCGGAGACGGACGTGACGGAGGCGGCGGCCGAGCGAACCGTCGGAATCCTCGCCGACCTCGGGTTCCTGAAGCGGGTCGGCGGGGAGTACGAACCGACCAACCGGGCGCTCGGGCTGCTCGCGAAACGGGACGTCCGTTCGGTCGGCGCCGTGCCCCACGCGCTGGACGTCGCGGACGCGCTGGTCGCGCTCCCCGGGACGATGGAGACGGGCGTTCCCCCGGAGGCGCCCGAGGACGCGACGGCGAACCGGCTCGGCGCGCACGCGGCCACCGACGAGTCGGTCGTCAGGGCCTGCGTCACCGCGGCGGTCCGCGCGGCGCCGGACGCGGAGCGCGTCCTCGACCTGTGTGGCGGGTCGGGGACGTACGCCGCCGAGTTCGCCGACCGGGGTCGCGACGTGACGCTCGTCGACTCCCCGGCGGTCGTGGAGGCGGTCGCGCCGCTGCACGATCGCCCCGACGTCCGCCTCCACGACGGCCCGCCGACGACGCTCGAGGGGTCGTTCGACCTGGCGTTCGGGGCCCGCGTCGCGGGCGGGATGGACCCGACCGAGATCGGCTCGCTCCTCGAGGCCGCCCGCGACGCGCTCGCACCCGGCGGGACGCTGTGTCTCGCGGACGTGCTCGCCGACGGGAGCGACGCGGCCGTGACCGCCGATGCCGTCGGGCTGGCGACCGGTCACGGCGGGGCCTACGACGCCGAGCGGTATCGCGAGTGGTTCGAGGAGGCCGGGTTCGTCGACGTGCGGATCGAACCGGTCCCGGGAACCGACCGACGCGCGGTGAGCGCCGTCGCGTAG